A stretch of the Flavobacterium aquiphilum genome encodes the following:
- a CDS encoding cytochrome c3 family protein, with amino-acid sequence MGKTKLLFAIAVFIIFFTSCTNKTEEYIDPRGTDYAGSESCVQCHQTQSESTFHSSHFKATAPAIPENILGALSKGKNIFVYDKSTKLAIEERNDSLYQVLYKNSKEVAAHRFEIVFGSKHAQTSVYWRNNNTYELPLSYYTSVKSWATSPGFPADKPYFDRKVVKDCYACHSSNISSRTVNQSSSENNFLTMDAEDIVNKKTIVYGIDCERCHGPAKKHAEFHLKNPNVKIANYIVSYQSLSRQQKLDACALCHAGNDGIKIKSRFEFKPGDKLSDYIRSLSDPNSTANFDVHGNQYRLLAQSKCFIKSEKMDCITCHNPHENASQNLASYSKICLSCHQEIKHTESTLKTMPASLLVNNCVECHMQKQPSNAIRFQLSNNAEMSNYILRTHKIAIYPKAENSK; translated from the coding sequence ATGGGAAAAACAAAATTACTTTTTGCGATTGCAGTTTTTATAATTTTTTTTACAAGTTGCACTAATAAAACTGAAGAATATATTGATCCCCGAGGAACTGATTATGCAGGATCCGAAAGTTGTGTACAATGTCATCAAACACAATCTGAATCAACTTTTCACAGCTCGCATTTCAAAGCGACCGCACCAGCCATTCCTGAAAATATTTTAGGTGCTTTAAGCAAAGGAAAAAATATTTTTGTTTATGACAAAAGCACCAAATTAGCAATCGAGGAACGCAACGACAGCCTTTATCAGGTTCTTTACAAAAATAGTAAAGAAGTTGCTGCACATCGATTTGAAATTGTTTTTGGCAGCAAACATGCACAAACTTCTGTCTATTGGCGAAACAATAATACCTACGAATTACCGCTTTCCTATTACACATCAGTAAAAAGCTGGGCAACGAGTCCAGGTTTTCCGGCAGACAAACCGTATTTCGATCGAAAAGTTGTTAAAGATTGTTATGCCTGTCACAGCTCAAACATAAGCAGCAGAACTGTAAATCAAAGTTCCAGCGAAAACAATTTTCTTACGATGGACGCTGAAGATATTGTCAATAAAAAAACGATCGTTTACGGAATTGACTGTGAGCGTTGTCATGGACCAGCCAAAAAACATGCCGAATTTCATCTGAAAAATCCAAATGTAAAAATAGCAAACTACATTGTCTCTTACCAATCGCTAAGTCGACAACAAAAGCTTGACGCTTGTGCTCTTTGTCACGCTGGAAATGATGGTATAAAAATAAAATCACGTTTCGAATTTAAACCCGGCGATAAACTTTCGGATTATATAAGAAGCCTGAGTGACCCTAATAGTACAGCCAATTTTGATGTACACGGAAATCAATATCGATTATTGGCACAAAGCAAATGCTTTATCAAAAGCGAAAAAATGGATTGCATTACCTGTCACAATCCACATGAAAATGCATCACAAAACCTAGCTTCCTATTCTAAAATTTGTCTCTCCTGTCATCAAGAGATCAAACACACCGAATCTACTCTTAAAACGATGCCAGCCTCATTACTGGTCAATAATTGTGTGGAATGCCATATGCAGAAACAACCATCGAATGCTATTCGTTTTCAGCTTTCAAATAATGCAGAAATGTCCAATTATATTTTAAGAACCCATAAAATAGCGATCTATCCAAAAGCGGAAAACAGCAAATAG
- a CDS encoding MFS transporter, producing the protein MSKKTKDPYAALRYTEFNVFLLLRFAMVFAWSMQFIIIEWEVYSLTKSALSLGIIGLMEVIPAIAMALFAGHIVDQKEKKGMLVKCILGFSIISFGLFLLTWPKVVSGWSTNTVLYSIYFLVFLGGLVRSFLGPTIFSLLSLIVPKKVYPNAATWSSSVWQIGSVAGPAVAGFSITWIGVHWSMCSIFACSVFALLILTQISKKPILNTKIGEPVMESLKEGVKFVFTNKSILGALTLDMVAVLFGGAVALLPIFAQDILKVGPEGFGILRAAPAVGALLTMFVSTHLPFYKNAGIKLLAAIFGFGICIIVFGLSTWFWLSVFALFMSGVTDGFSVVIRQTILQLKTPDHMRGRVSAVNSIFVGSSNELGAFESGLTAKLMGTVSAVVFGGSMTLLVVIFTGLKLPGFRTLDLQKDMEDHEKHE; encoded by the coding sequence ATGAGTAAAAAAACAAAAGATCCATATGCTGCCTTGCGTTATACAGAATTTAACGTGTTTTTATTATTGCGGTTTGCTATGGTTTTTGCATGGTCAATGCAATTCATCATCATAGAATGGGAGGTATATAGTTTAACCAAAAGTGCGCTTTCTTTAGGAATAATTGGATTAATGGAAGTGATTCCTGCCATTGCAATGGCGTTATTTGCCGGTCATATTGTAGATCAAAAAGAAAAAAAAGGGATGCTTGTTAAATGCATTCTAGGATTTTCAATAATAAGTTTTGGACTGTTTTTACTGACTTGGCCAAAAGTTGTAAGCGGTTGGTCAACAAATACTGTTCTGTATTCCATTTATTTTCTGGTTTTTTTAGGTGGATTGGTTAGATCGTTTCTTGGCCCAACAATATTTTCTCTTTTATCGCTAATTGTCCCTAAAAAAGTTTATCCAAATGCAGCAACTTGGAGCAGTTCGGTTTGGCAGATTGGTTCTGTAGCAGGACCTGCTGTAGCGGGATTTTCGATAACTTGGATTGGGGTTCATTGGTCGATGTGTTCCATTTTTGCCTGTTCCGTTTTTGCATTATTGATTCTGACACAAATTTCCAAAAAGCCTATTTTAAACACAAAAATCGGAGAGCCCGTAATGGAAAGTTTAAAGGAAGGCGTAAAATTTGTTTTTACCAATAAATCCATTTTGGGAGCTTTAACGCTAGATATGGTCGCGGTTCTTTTTGGAGGTGCTGTCGCGTTGCTTCCCATTTTTGCACAAGACATTCTAAAAGTAGGCCCCGAAGGTTTTGGTATTTTAAGAGCTGCTCCGGCAGTAGGTGCTTTGTTAACCATGTTCGTTTCTACTCATTTACCTTTTTATAAAAATGCGGGAATTAAGCTTTTGGCCGCTATTTTTGGTTTTGGTATTTGCATTATTGTTTTTGGCCTTTCAACATGGTTTTGGTTATCCGTTTTTGCTTTATTTATGAGTGGCGTCACCGATGGTTTTTCAGTGGTAATCCGTCAAACAATTTTACAGCTCAAAACTCCGGATCATATGCGTGGTCGTGTATCGGCAGTAAATTCAATATTTGTTGGTTCATCTAATGAATTAGGCGCGTTCGAAAGTGGCTTGACCGCAAAACTTATGGGAACAGTTTCGGCAGTTGTTTTTGGAGGAAGTATGACACTGCTTGTTGTAATTTTTACAGGATTAAAACTACCTGGATTTAGAACATTAGATTTACAAAAAGACATGGAAGACCACGAAAAACACGAGTAG
- a CDS encoding amidohydrolase, which translates to MKIALIQSSLAWENPEKNRKKLGEKINAIFEHVDLIVLPEMFTSGFTMEPNIVAETMQGETIVWLKHLAKAKNAAITGSLVITENDNFYNRLVFVFPSGEVQFYDKRHLFTLAGEDEIYTAGKQKLIVEYKGWKICPLICYDLRFPVFARNVEEYDVLVYVANWPKARINAWDSLLKARAIENMSYTIGVNRIGEDDNKHEYNGHSQVVNFLGDYLMEPIETKGVFIVELNKAELLLARKKFNFLNDRDSFVLKG; encoded by the coding sequence ATGAAAATCGCACTTATACAATCGTCTTTGGCCTGGGAAAACCCAGAAAAAAACAGAAAAAAACTCGGAGAAAAAATTAACGCTATTTTCGAGCATGTTGATTTAATAGTACTTCCCGAAATGTTTACTTCTGGATTTACTATGGAACCCAATATCGTAGCCGAAACCATGCAGGGGGAAACGATTGTTTGGTTAAAACATTTGGCGAAGGCCAAAAATGCGGCCATCACCGGAAGTTTGGTCATTACAGAGAATGACAATTTTTATAACCGATTGGTTTTCGTATTTCCTTCGGGTGAAGTTCAGTTTTACGACAAAAGACATTTGTTTACTTTGGCGGGAGAAGACGAAATTTATACTGCTGGTAAGCAAAAATTAATCGTAGAATATAAAGGCTGGAAAATTTGTCCGTTGATTTGTTATGATTTGCGTTTTCCTGTTTTTGCCAGAAACGTTGAGGAATATGATGTTTTGGTTTATGTTGCCAATTGGCCAAAAGCACGAATAAATGCCTGGGATTCTTTGCTTAAAGCACGTGCCATAGAAAATATGAGTTATACCATTGGAGTTAATCGCATCGGAGAAGACGACAACAAACATGAGTATAACGGACATTCCCAAGTCGTTAATTTCTTGGGGGATTACTTGATGGAACCAATAGAAACAAAAGGCGTTTTTATTGTCGAATTAAACAAAGCCGAATTGCTCCTTGCCAGAAAAAAGTTCAACTTCTTAAATGACCGGGATTCTTTTGTGCTAAAAGGGTGA
- a CDS encoding HopJ type III effector protein, with protein MTINNFLDKLRQNPTANTFAETIDTIEENYNFIPTAFQNGDTHNAAGTNSGSCKLFAFAQLQKLSVDETLACFGAYYFEEVLGDPNGTNHQNIRNFMKTGWDGIQFEGEALELK; from the coding sequence ATGACAATCAATAACTTTTTAGACAAACTAAGACAAAACCCAACAGCTAACACATTTGCTGAAACAATTGATACAATAGAAGAAAATTACAATTTTATCCCTACCGCTTTTCAAAACGGGGATACACATAATGCGGCAGGAACTAATTCAGGTTCTTGTAAATTATTTGCTTTCGCACAATTACAAAAATTATCCGTTGACGAAACATTAGCTTGTTTTGGAGCTTATTATTTTGAAGAAGTTTTAGGGGATCCAAATGGAACTAATCATCAAAACATTCGCAACTTCATGAAAACAGGCTGGGACGGAATTCAATTTGAAGGTGAAGCTTTGGAATTGAAATAA
- a CDS encoding Ig-like domain-containing protein, giving the protein MLQKLFKYIPFLLLLFFISCAKRGAITGGAKDTIPPVLVSSFPENYSTKFTGNKIRLIFDENVKIKDLNKQLIISPPMKNELLIVPTTATKKLTITINDTLQPNTTYSLNFGQSITDNNEGNPYNQFKYVFSTGDYIDSLALGGRVKDAYDKEVASFVSIMLYEANEKFNDSTIYKEGPRYITNTLDSLKTWRLENLKAGKYYLIALKDNNKNNKFNPKSDKIAFNKGIVTIPNDTVFEMELFKETMPFKAIKPVQASGNKLILGYEGKINKQEESPKIVLKNKEEIIPSIVTKMSKKDSLFVWYKPIKTDSLSLHLVKDKYEKTFGFKIKNQKKDTLNIKAVQAGNLAFRERFTLESSTPLVKFDKTKMKLTDKDSVAVPFTTEYDEFNQQLFVDFKTDESQKYHLKMLPGALTDFFEKTNDTLSFKVSTQKFTDTGNIFLTLKNVNRFPVIIQLTDEKGDVVKASAYTEDKTRIEFNLLEPSKYTLRAIYDDNKNKQWDTGNYLEKRQAEEIIYSSKEINLHANFDQEESFDLSIPYDPAVAKKKKPKETEKKKAKSSPF; this is encoded by the coding sequence ATGTTACAAAAACTGTTTAAATATATTCCTTTTTTGCTTTTGCTTTTTTTTATTAGTTGTGCCAAAAGAGGAGCCATTACTGGTGGTGCAAAAGACACCATTCCACCAGTATTAGTATCTAGTTTCCCTGAAAATTATTCTACAAAATTTACAGGCAATAAAATCAGACTTATTTTTGACGAGAATGTTAAAATCAAAGACCTAAACAAGCAATTGATTATTTCGCCACCAATGAAGAATGAGCTGTTAATCGTTCCGACAACGGCCACAAAAAAATTGACTATTACCATTAACGATACTTTGCAGCCCAATACTACTTACAGCCTGAATTTTGGACAGAGTATTACCGACAATAATGAAGGAAATCCGTACAATCAATTCAAATACGTATTTTCTACCGGAGATTATATAGACTCATTAGCCCTTGGCGGCAGGGTGAAAGATGCTTACGACAAAGAAGTTGCCTCTTTTGTCTCGATTATGCTTTATGAAGCAAATGAAAAGTTCAATGATTCTACTATTTATAAAGAGGGTCCACGCTACATTACGAACACTTTGGATAGTTTGAAAACATGGCGATTGGAGAATTTAAAAGCAGGTAAATATTATTTGATTGCTCTGAAAGACAATAATAAAAACAATAAATTCAACCCAAAATCAGACAAAATCGCCTTCAATAAAGGAATTGTAACGATTCCGAACGACACTGTTTTTGAAATGGAACTGTTCAAGGAAACAATGCCTTTTAAAGCCATAAAACCTGTGCAAGCCTCTGGGAACAAACTAATTTTGGGCTATGAAGGCAAAATAAACAAGCAGGAAGAAAGCCCAAAAATTGTCTTAAAAAACAAAGAAGAAATCATACCATCGATAGTTACAAAAATGAGCAAAAAAGACTCCTTATTTGTATGGTATAAACCGATAAAAACGGATTCTCTTTCTTTACATCTGGTAAAAGATAAATATGAAAAAACTTTTGGTTTTAAAATCAAAAATCAAAAAAAAGACACCTTAAATATAAAGGCTGTTCAAGCTGGGAACTTAGCTTTTAGAGAGCGTTTTACTTTGGAATCCAGTACTCCTTTGGTGAAATTTGATAAAACAAAAATGAAATTAACCGATAAGGATTCGGTTGCTGTGCCTTTTACTACAGAATATGACGAATTCAACCAACAATTATTCGTTGATTTTAAAACTGATGAGTCACAGAAATATCATTTAAAAATGCTGCCGGGCGCACTTACCGACTTTTTTGAAAAAACAAATGATACATTATCCTTTAAGGTAAGCACACAAAAATTTACAGATACCGGGAATATTTTTCTGACTTTGAAAAACGTAAATCGCTTCCCTGTCATTATTCAGTTGACAGATGAAAAAGGAGATGTCGTTAAAGCAAGTGCTTATACCGAAGATAAGACAAGAATTGAATTCAATCTCTTAGAGCCAAGTAAATATACACTTCGGGCCATTTATGATGACAATAAAAACAAGCAATGGGACACTGGAAATTATCTTGAAAAAAGACAAGCAGAAGAAATAATCTATTCCTCTAAGGAAATAAACCTTCATGCTAATTTTGATCAGGAAGAAAGTTTTGACTTAAGCATTCCTTATGACCCTGCAGTAGCCAAAAAGAAAAAACCTAAAGAAACAGAGAAGAAGAAAGCTAAATCATCACCCTTTTAG
- a CDS encoding succinate dehydrogenase/fumarate reductase iron-sulfur subunit encodes MSAAKNINISLQIWRQKNSKEKGKMETYKLNDVSTASSFLEMLDQLNEQLVNERKEPVAFDHDCREGICGMCSLYINGRAHGPDTGITTCQLHMRMFNDGDTIVIEPWRSAAFPVIKDLIVDRTSFDRIQQAGGFVSVNTSGNTIDANTIPVPKDDADKAFEAAACIGCGACVATCKNGSAMLFVGAKVSQYALLPQGRVEATARVLNMVRQMDEEGFGNCTNTGACEIECPKGISLENIARMNREYLSASLK; translated from the coding sequence ATGAGCGCAGCAAAAAATATCAATATAAGCCTTCAAATTTGGCGTCAGAAGAACTCCAAAGAAAAAGGGAAAATGGAAACATACAAATTAAATGATGTTTCTACAGCAAGTTCATTTTTGGAAATGTTGGACCAATTGAACGAACAATTAGTAAACGAGAGAAAAGAGCCAGTAGCATTTGACCACGATTGTCGTGAAGGAATCTGCGGAATGTGTTCTTTGTATATCAATGGTCGTGCACACGGTCCGGATACAGGAATCACTACTTGTCAGTTACACATGAGAATGTTCAATGACGGTGATACTATCGTTATCGAGCCATGGCGTTCGGCAGCTTTCCCAGTAATCAAAGATTTGATTGTTGATAGAACTTCTTTCGATAGAATTCAACAAGCAGGAGGTTTCGTATCTGTAAATACTTCTGGTAATACTATCGATGCAAACACAATTCCAGTTCCTAAAGATGATGCAGACAAAGCTTTCGAAGCAGCTGCTTGTATCGGTTGTGGAGCTTGTGTAGCTACTTGTAAAAATGGTTCTGCAATGTTATTCGTTGGAGCAAAAGTATCTCAATACGCATTGTTACCACAAGGTAGAGTAGAAGCCACAGCACGTGTATTGAACATGGTTCGTCAAATGGATGAAGAAGGTTTTGGTAACTGTACCAACACGGGAGCTTGCGAAATCGAATGTCCAAAAGGAATTTCTTTGGAAAACATCGCTCGTATGAACAGAGAATATCTGTCAGCAAGTTTGAAATAA
- a CDS encoding 6-pyruvoyl trahydropterin synthase family protein translates to MSNIRITKQFNFETGHALYGYDGKCKNVHGHSYKLSVTVIGKPITDRSNVKFGMVIDFSDLKKIVKEEIVDQFDHATVFNQTTPHIELANELKDRGHHVILVDYQPTSENMVVDFSQRIIRRLPQNIHLFSLKLQETESSFAEWFASDNQ, encoded by the coding sequence ATGAGCAATATCAGAATTACCAAACAATTTAATTTTGAAACCGGTCACGCTTTATACGGATACGACGGGAAATGTAAAAATGTACACGGCCATAGTTATAAATTATCGGTTACCGTTATTGGAAAGCCGATTACTGATCGAAGCAATGTGAAGTTTGGTATGGTCATTGATTTTTCTGATTTGAAAAAGATTGTAAAAGAAGAGATTGTCGATCAATTCGATCATGCCACTGTTTTTAATCAAACCACTCCGCATATAGAGTTGGCCAATGAATTAAAAGACCGTGGACATCATGTGATTTTAGTCGATTATCAGCCAACAAGCGAGAATATGGTAGTCGATTTTTCTCAAAGAATCATCCGCAGATTGCCTCAAAATATTCATCTTTTTTCGTTGAAATTGCAAGAAACCGAGTCTTCGTTTGCCGAATGGTTTGCAAGTGACAATCAATAA
- the recJ gene encoding single-stranded-DNA-specific exonuclease RecJ translates to MRWTLKPKPAEEKIKHLAQALNVEEFIATLLIQRGIETFEQARLFFRPSLDDLHDPYLMKDMDKAVARIENAIANQENILIFGDYDVDGTTAVSLVSSYLKSFYPNIATYIPDRYNEGYGISYAGIDFADDNGFSLIIALDCGIKSIDHIAYAKERNIDFIVCDHHRPGEIIPEAVAVLDPKREDCSYPYDELCGCGVGFKLIQALGTNRNQTIEDLVSYLDLVAIAIAADIVPLTGENRVLAYFGLQVINAQPRPGIKALVHQIKKKTLDITDVVFIIAPRINAAGRIKHGNHAVELLSEFDFEQAQQFASEIEQYNSDRKDLDKQITKEALQQITQNQEENNFTSVVFQEDWHKGVIGIVASRLIETYYRPTLVFTKSGDKYAASARSVKGFDVYNALEACSEHLEQFGGHMYAAGMTLKEENYQIFKNAFEKTVQETIHPDQLIPEISVDAEIDFENITPKLIRILKQFEPFGPLNMTPIFLTKKIKDTGYAKTLGSEDEHLKLFVKQNNSEGLAAIGFGLGHKKELISDQKEFEAVYCIDENEWNDKVSIQLRLKDIK, encoded by the coding sequence ATGCGTTGGACACTAAAGCCAAAACCTGCTGAAGAAAAAATAAAGCACTTAGCTCAAGCTTTGAATGTAGAAGAATTTATTGCTACTTTGTTAATTCAAAGGGGCATTGAAACTTTTGAACAAGCCAGACTTTTTTTCAGGCCAAGTTTGGACGATTTGCATGATCCTTACCTAATGAAGGACATGGACAAAGCCGTCGCGCGCATTGAAAATGCTATTGCAAATCAGGAAAACATCCTCATATTTGGGGATTATGATGTTGACGGCACAACCGCAGTATCACTTGTTTCTTCCTATTTAAAAAGCTTTTATCCCAACATAGCGACCTATATTCCTGATCGTTACAATGAAGGTTATGGCATTTCGTACGCAGGAATTGATTTTGCCGACGATAACGGATTCTCACTCATTATTGCCCTGGATTGTGGTATAAAATCCATAGATCATATCGCTTACGCAAAAGAGCGAAACATTGATTTCATCGTTTGTGACCACCACAGACCAGGGGAAATTATACCCGAAGCCGTTGCGGTTCTAGATCCAAAACGAGAAGATTGCAGCTACCCTTATGACGAATTATGCGGTTGCGGTGTTGGTTTTAAACTTATTCAGGCTTTAGGAACCAACAGAAACCAAACTATCGAAGATTTGGTTTCGTATCTTGATTTAGTAGCCATAGCAATTGCTGCCGACATTGTACCCTTAACTGGCGAAAACCGTGTTTTGGCTTATTTCGGATTACAAGTAATCAATGCCCAGCCGAGACCTGGAATTAAAGCATTGGTACACCAGATAAAAAAGAAAACGCTCGACATTACTGATGTGGTGTTTATCATTGCTCCGCGAATCAATGCTGCGGGACGTATCAAACACGGTAATCATGCCGTCGAATTGTTGTCAGAATTTGATTTTGAGCAAGCACAACAATTTGCTTCAGAAATTGAACAATACAATTCTGACCGAAAAGATCTGGACAAACAAATTACCAAAGAAGCGCTCCAACAAATTACCCAAAATCAAGAAGAAAACAACTTTACATCGGTGGTTTTTCAGGAGGATTGGCACAAAGGTGTTATTGGAATTGTGGCTTCCAGATTGATTGAAACTTATTATCGCCCTACATTGGTTTTTACAAAAAGTGGCGACAAATATGCCGCTTCGGCGCGATCGGTGAAAGGATTCGACGTGTACAATGCGCTCGAAGCCTGTTCGGAACATCTGGAACAATTTGGAGGACACATGTATGCTGCAGGAATGACTTTGAAGGAAGAAAATTATCAAATCTTCAAAAATGCATTTGAAAAAACAGTTCAGGAAACCATTCATCCTGATCAGTTAATTCCGGAAATATCTGTAGATGCCGAAATTGATTTTGAAAACATCACTCCAAAATTAATTCGGATCCTGAAACAATTTGAACCTTTTGGCCCATTAAACATGACTCCCATTTTTTTAACCAAAAAAATAAAAGATACAGGTTATGCGAAAACGCTTGGCTCTGAGGATGAGCATTTAAAGTTATTCGTAAAACAAAATAACTCCGAAGGCCTTGCTGCCATTGGCTTTGGCCTAGGACATAAAAAAGAGTTAATCTCTGATCAAAAAGAATTTGAAGCCGTATATTGCATCGATGAAAATGAATGGAATGACAAAGTAAGCATTCAATTACGATTAAAAGACATTAAATAA
- the rsmI gene encoding 16S rRNA (cytidine(1402)-2'-O)-methyltransferase, with product MSKLYIVPTPIGNLEDMTFRAIRILKEVDLILAEDTRTSGKLLKHFEIGTHMHSHHMHNEHKTTENIISRLKAGENIALISDAGTPAISDPGFLLTRACIENGIAVECLPGATAFVPALVNSGLPNDKFVFEGFLPEKKGRQTRYLELAEETRTMILYVSPHKLVKTLAEFITYFGEDRQICVCRELSKLHEENRRGTAKEVLTHFEKTAPRGEIVVIVAGKTIVKEAKKNKFQKEE from the coding sequence ATGTCAAAATTATATATCGTACCAACTCCTATCGGCAACCTCGAAGACATGACTTTTCGAGCCATTAGGATTCTTAAAGAAGTAGATTTAATTCTGGCCGAAGACACCAGAACGAGCGGTAAACTGCTCAAGCATTTTGAGATTGGCACACATATGCACAGTCATCATATGCATAACGAACACAAAACCACTGAGAATATAATTTCCAGATTAAAAGCCGGTGAAAACATTGCTTTGATTTCGGATGCGGGAACACCAGCGATTTCAGATCCTGGTTTTTTACTTACTCGTGCTTGTATCGAAAACGGAATTGCAGTAGAATGCCTGCCCGGCGCAACAGCTTTTGTACCTGCTTTAGTGAACAGTGGTTTACCCAATGACAAATTCGTTTTTGAAGGTTTCCTTCCAGAAAAAAAAGGAAGACAAACCCGATATCTCGAATTAGCAGAAGAAACCCGAACGATGATTCTGTATGTTTCCCCGCATAAATTGGTCAAAACTTTAGCCGAGTTTATCACTTATTTTGGCGAAGACCGACAAATTTGCGTTTGCCGAGAATTATCAAAACTACATGAAGAAAATAGACGCGGTACGGCAAAAGAAGTCTTAACCCACTTCGAAAAAACTGCCCCTCGTGGCGAAATTGTTGTTATCGTTGCCGGAAAAACAATTGTAAAAGAAGCCAAGAAAAACAAATTTCAAAAAGAAGAATAA
- a CDS encoding UDP-2,3-diacylglucosamine diphosphatase, translating into MQFSNNKKIYFASDQHFGAPTRELSFPREQKFVAWLDKVKDDAEAIFLLGDLFDFWFEYKTVVPKGFVRILGKLAEIRDSGIPIYFFVGNHDLWMADYFETELNIPVYHDNKEFTFNGKTFLIGHGDGKGPGDLGYKRMKKVFTNPLSKWLFRWLHPDLGVRLAQYLSVKNKLISGAEDVKFLGEEKEWLILYAKRKLETKHYNYFVFGHRHLPMIKPVGENSDYVNLGDWITYFTYGVFDGETFEIKKFE; encoded by the coding sequence ATGCAATTTTCCAATAATAAAAAAATCTATTTTGCCTCCGATCAGCATTTTGGTGCACCAACTCGTGAGTTGAGTTTTCCAAGAGAGCAAAAGTTTGTCGCTTGGCTGGACAAAGTAAAAGACGATGCCGAAGCGATATTTCTTTTGGGTGATTTATTTGATTTTTGGTTCGAATACAAAACCGTTGTTCCTAAAGGCTTTGTCCGTATTTTAGGGAAGTTGGCCGAAATTCGCGACAGTGGTATCCCTATTTATTTCTTTGTGGGAAATCATGATTTATGGATGGCCGACTATTTTGAAACCGAATTGAACATTCCTGTTTACCACGACAACAAAGAATTTACTTTTAATGGTAAAACCTTTTTGATTGGTCATGGCGACGGAAAAGGTCCGGGAGATTTAGGATACAAACGCATGAAAAAAGTGTTTACCAATCCTCTTTCCAAGTGGCTTTTCAGATGGCTTCATCCTGATCTTGGTGTAAGATTGGCTCAATACCTTTCTGTTAAAAATAAACTCATTTCAGGTGCCGAAGACGTTAAATTCTTGGGTGAAGAAAAAGAATGGCTTATCCTTTATGCCAAACGAAAATTGGAAACCAAACACTATAATTATTTTGTTTTTGGTCACCGTCATTTGCCAATGATAAAGCCAGTTGGAGAAAATTCCGATTATGTAAATCTGGGGGATTGGATCACCTATTTTACTTATGGAGTTTTTGATGGAGAAACTTTCGAGATTAAAAAGTTTGAATAA
- a CDS encoding GNAT family N-acetyltransferase: MATDNHKLDNPVWYSVSETHKNFGIDFGTIKFYHPDYCPFGGLIVAENTENHISEYAKLVNNFHIIGNKPTVPDNLKLDHELICLQMIIHERIEGENKDQIVKLGENHLDDLLGLVKIVYPEYFKKKTSSLGNYYGIYKNNQLVAVTGERMQMDEFTEVSAVITHPEHTGKGYAKQLVAHTVNAILKQSKTPFLHVAESNIGAIKLYEKLGFQTRAKISVWNIVQK; this comes from the coding sequence ATGGCAACCGATAATCATAAATTAGATAATCCTGTTTGGTATTCAGTCTCCGAAACGCATAAGAATTTTGGAATTGATTTTGGAACCATAAAATTTTACCATCCAGATTATTGCCCTTTTGGGGGCTTAATTGTCGCAGAAAATACAGAAAATCACATTTCGGAATATGCGAAACTCGTCAATAATTTTCATATTATCGGAAACAAACCAACTGTTCCGGATAATTTGAAATTGGACCATGAATTAATCTGTCTTCAAATGATTATTCATGAAAGAATTGAGGGTGAAAACAAAGATCAGATTGTGAAATTAGGTGAGAATCATCTAGATGATTTATTAGGATTGGTCAAAATAGTTTATCCTGAGTATTTCAAAAAGAAGACTTCCTCTTTGGGTAATTATTACGGAATTTATAAAAATAACCAGCTCGTTGCCGTAACGGGGGAACGAATGCAAATGGATGAATTTACAGAAGTAAGCGCTGTAATTACACATCCAGAGCATACTGGAAAAGGTTACGCGAAGCAATTAGTGGCTCATACTGTTAATGCAATTTTGAAACAAAGCAAAACTCCGTTCTTGCATGTTGCCGAATCCAATATAGGAGCAATCAAATTGTATGAAAAACTAGGTTTTCAAACTAGAGCAAAAATTAGTGTTTGGAATATTGTCCAAAAATAA